One genomic window of Magnolia sinica isolate HGM2019 chromosome 3, MsV1, whole genome shotgun sequence includes the following:
- the LOC131239029 gene encoding probable leucine-rich repeat receptor-like protein kinase At1g35710: MAFFEVVTSIFSISMLLSLMGKKRATFDGARPSRERKFKKKLDTAPASTLGEAEALMEWKASIFSPQALHSWSLPSANASTNTISPCKWYGISCNGLGSIIEISLPSAGLQGKLDNLSFSSFPNLLRLNLSDNTLTGTIPADIGILSKLVSLDISMNNLSGVLPPSMANLSHLSELDIWSNEITGPIPPSLSNLTRLTIVYLYNNQISDSIPAQLGNLKNLVDLELGNNNLTGPIPPALGNLKNLDGLALYNNNLTGQIPPALDNLLTGSIPSTFGNLTKLEHFIALNNHLNGKIPKSFRNCSRLTRVRLEGNHLIANVSKAFGVYPHLDFMDVSNNRLFGELSPNWGECRNLMMLQFYGNMITGRIPREIGRLARLRVLGLSSNRLVGEIPKELGRLTSLFNLNLSDNQLSNRVPQEIGRLSNLESLDLSMNNLAGPIPPQLGNCFKLRYLKLSENYLNGSIPFQIGNLIHLQGALDLSHNSLNGEISSQIGNLHMLEMLNLSHNMFSGSIPKSFEGMLSLQSVDFSYNDFL, from the exons CACCAGCATCCACACTTGGAGAAGCAGAGGCTCTCATGGAATGGAAAGCCAGCATCTTCTCACCACAAGCTCTCCATTCATGGTCACTTCCATCTGCTAATGCTAGTACCAACACAATCTCTCCATGCAAATGGTATGGGATCTCCTGCAACGGCCTTGGAAGCATAATAGAGATAAGCTTACCGAGTGCAGGCTTGCAAGGTAAGCttgataacttgagcttctcgtCATTTCCAAACCTCCTCCGTCTCAATCTCAGTGACAACACACTCACTGGAACCATCCCGGCTGATATTGGAATTCTTTCCAAACTCGTCTCCCTCGATATCTCCATGAATAATCTCTCTGGAGTTCTGCCTCCTTCAATGGCTAACCTTTCTCACCTTTCAGAGCTTGACATCTGGTCTAATGAAATAACTGGGCCTATTCCTCCATCTTTAAGTAACTTAACCAGGCTGACAATCGTCTACCTCTATAACAATCAAATTTCTGAttcaattcctgcacaattaggaaatctcaagaatttggttgattTGGAGTTGGGCAATAACAATCTGACAGGTccaatccctcctgctttag ggaatctcaagaatttggaTGGGTTGGCATTGTACAATAACAATCTGACAGGTCaaatccctcctgctttag ACaaccttctaacaggttctattCCTTCCACTTTTGGAAACTTGACCAAGCTTGAACACTTCATTGCATTAAACAACCATTTAAATGGCAAGATCCCAAAAAGCTTCAGAAATTGCTCTAGGTTAACTAGAGTTAGACTTGAAGGAAATCATCTCATTGCAAATGTATCAAAAGCCTTTGGTGTATACCCACATCTCGATTTCATGGACGTCAGCAACAACAGGTTGTTTGGTGAACTCTCACCGAACTGGGGAGAATGCAGAAACTTGATGATGCTACAATTCTACGGGAACATGATCACTGGTAGAATTCCTCGCGAGATTGGGCGGTTGGCGCGGCTACGAGTGCTTGGTCTTTCTTCAAATCGTCTGGTAGGAGAGATTCCAAAGGAATTGGGGAGGTTGACTTCATTGTTCAACTTGAATTTAAGTGATAACCAGCTTTCGAATAGGGTTCCTCAGGAAATTGGGAGACTGTCCAATTTGGAGAGTCTGGACCTATCAATGAACAACCTAGCTGGTCCAATACCACCTCAGTTGGGGAACTGCTTCAAACTACGATATCTGAAATTGAGTGAAAATTATTTGAATGGAAGCATTCCATTTCAGATAGGCAACCTGATACACCTACAGGGTGCACTAGACCTTAGTCATAATTCACTCAATGGAGAGATATCATCACAAATTGGGAACTTGCATATGCTGGAAATGTTAAACCTCTCCCACAACATGTTTTCTGGCTCAATTCCAAAATCTTTTGAAGGGATGCTCAGCTTACAATCCGTAGATTTTTCATACAATGATTTTTTATAG